TGGTCGTGATCGTGACATGTGTACGTGTTCGTGTTGTCAATTCGATTgtatagtgtgtgtgtgcgtgtgtgtgtgtgtgtgtgtgtgagcaaaAAGTGGGTTGAttggtgtgtgtttgtgggttttttttcgatagtttttttttatttttttggatGGATGGATCAGAAGTGAAAAGTTGTTAGGAAAGAGAagagacacacagacacagaacACGAGTTTTTGTGTTGCGTATacgtgagagagagagagagagagaaaggatGATGCACAGTTGCAAGtgtttgttgtagttgttgttgtgcgtgttGCAAGTGACATCgattattgtgtgtgtgcgtgtatgtgttgTGTATGTTgtgtatgttgtgtgtgttgtgtgtgtatgtgtttgtgtgataGTCGGTTTGTTCGAAttcgattttttgtttttgtttttttttttttttgcacacaaacaaaacataatgtaagaaaaaaaaagaaacgaaataaatcaaaattcaaattaattacaaaatcaaaaattgaacGGTAATTAGTTaacatgtttaaataaataactaaatagatagatatatgtatataaagattatatatgtatgtatatgggtTGGCAAATCAAGTGGGGCGGGTGGTAATTTACTTTGCTCCTAATGTGATAAAaagtatgttttttttttttttttgtaattcgAATGTTTCAATTAATTCGAATTTAAATCGTCCATTAGCTACGGCCAAATGCTTGCAATCAAACTCTACTTAAAACTAACATTAAACCAAATGatattttttcgattttcgtaATGGAAAACAATCGACAATTCGTTATcgttgataataataataatgatgataataatatgtgaataattttgtaatatatacataattaataTGCTTAGAAAATAGTTTCAGttataaatgtatttgctACAAATGTTTATGTACAGATTCGTGGATTGTGACTCGAAACAAAacggggtttttttttttttaatagatatgtcatatatacatagaggCAAAACATAATGTATATCCTAGTGGCTATTACGCACCTGTAAGTCTGGACCCATGCCCAGGTCAGCGTTGGCCCAGATGTTGTTCTCCTCGCGCAGCAGCGAGTTGGTCAACTCGATGGACAGACGCTTCTTGTAGTCCTGCGGCTTGTCCTCGCTCATGCGGAACAGCACGGCTGCTGCGTAAGTGGCCACGCCCTCGTTGCGAGAATGCAATAAATCGGTGAGTGGCCCGGTGGCGCCCTCCTGTTCAATTATCTCGGCGCCCTCCTTATCGGCGGCCAGCTCACAAAGTACGCCGGCGGCAACTCGCTGCAATAcgaattatttattatatatattaaatcaatttaattaagaagCAGAAGATGAAGACAATCAACTCACCTGAATGTTCTCGATTTCGTTGAAGAGCAAACGCACAAAGATCGGTATTACCGACTGCTGGCGTATGAGAGCCCGATTGTGCGATTCACGCGCAAGGATATGCAAGGCGCCGACAGTGCCCTCCACAATCTCCTCCATTCGCACGCCGTCGGCATACGCAGACGGCTGCTGCGACCCGGTGGTGGCAATTGACGAACGTTGCTGTAAATCAAGTGgattacatttatatatatatacacatataaacatCACTAATATTTGGCTAGTCTGAGATGACATTGTTGGttatcatttatttatgaataacCAGCTAATCGAGACGAACCTTCGGCTTAGAATTGAGTCTACTTACGCGTTCTGTATCCTGGAATGCACGCATCAGGAGACGCACCAGATGGTGTATGGCGCCGTGCTCACGCAGCGGCGCATGATTGGCCGGACAGAGGGCCAGATTGCGAATGAGTCCAATGACGGCCTTGATTAGAGGCCAACGCGATGGTGGATGCAATAGCTTGACAATTACGGATAGGCCGTAATTGAGGCGCACCGCATTCTGGGCGAGCTCAGAGTCAACGTGACGCGAGGTTAGGTGACGAAGGGCGCAAACGGCCGGCTCGGTGATCTCCTCGCGATCGCCGGCATTGATGATGGTGCGTACGAGAGCATCGACGCCGCCCACTTGGCAAACGGTCGCCTTGTTGCGCTGATTGTTGCAAGTCAAATTCGAGAGTATGCCGGCGGCACAGGTGACCACATTGACATCCGTTGATCCCAAGACCTGAACGAGCGATTGCAGCAGCGCCTCAAGACCCTCCACCTTGGTGGCCGCATCAGACAGATTGCGCAATGTCCATAGGCAATTCTGGACGAGACGCGGCGACATATTGCCCAAATGCATGGCCAATGCCTGCATGCCGCCGGCATCAACAATTGCTGGCTTATTGCTGGAGCATACCGAGAGCACCTTGAGGACACGCGATGTAGTCCACAAGAGCTTCTCGTAGTCGTATGAGCGCATGATGCGCACCAGCTCATTGGGTCCGCCGGAAGCGAGAATGATAAGCTTGCTCTCCTGATTGCCATAGGCCAGGATCTGCAGGCAATCGGTTACGATGGCCAAAAACTTGACATTGTTGCGTTGAAGCAGCGTCACCATCTTCTGCAGGCCGCCGGCCAGACGCACGGCCATCTTGGAGCCATCCTGGTGCAGCAGTAGATTGTGCAGCGTGGTAATCGCATAGAAGAGCACACTCTCAACGGGCGAGGAGAGAAGCTTCACGAGAGCCGGTATGCCGCCGCTCTTGAATATGGCCAACAGGCCCTGGCGATGATGCGACAAATTGTGAAGCGTGCCGACAGCTGCCTTGGTGCTCTCCAGATCGTTGCTATTGGAGATGGCACGCACGAGAGCGGCCACCATCTGGGGACTGTTCATGATGGCATGGCGCGAGGCCTCCTTTTTGGACAGCTGGTGAACCATCATGGCTGCCTGAGAGACGACCACCTGATCCTCATCGTTCAACAGCTTAATCAGCTCCGGTATGGCGCGTGTGGCCAGTTCGGCATCGTCCTGGTAGTTGATCAAATTGACCACCGCATGCTTTAACATCTGTGATGGCTCCGATAGGCGCTGCACAGCGGTTGGCTGCTGTGGATCAAATTGTGTTGACGGTATCTCGATGCCCTCCTCGAGTGTCTCTGGGAACATGGCGGCACGAACGCGTTGCGAGCGCGTCTGGCTCAGCTGTTGATTCATATCGTCCACCTGATCCTGTGTAAAATTTTGCGGAAACCCGGTGTCCAAATCAAACATTAGCGGATCACCCTCCATCTCCTCATCCTCCTTGCCAGACAGCGACGGCACCTGGGTGACGGCGCCCGAGTGTATGCCGGAATCACCCAAATACGAGTTCTGCTGCCACATCAGTGTCTGCTCCTTGGCTGACACCATTGGCGGCAAATCCGGCGGATTATATTGATTGTTATGGGACACTACGAACAATAAAAACTCCATTGTAATTGCATAATATCTAAATTCTAAATTCTAATATGAAATCTCCAGTCGAGAGTGTCCGACTTGAAGATAATCTCATCTCTGCCCAGACTTAGAACATAAattaatcctattaagtttATGAGAATCACATAGAAAGGCGAAATGATAACAAATTTGTAATCGAGCGATTTCCCACCTG
This window of the Drosophila virilis strain 15010-1051.87 chromosome X, Dvir_AGI_RSII-ME, whole genome shotgun sequence genome carries:
- the arm gene encoding armadillo segment polarity protein isoform X2, which gives rise to MSYMPAQNRTMSHNNQYNPPDLPPMVSAKEQTLMWQQNSYLGDSGIHSGAVTQVPSLSGKEDEEMEGDPLMFDLDTGFPQNFTQDQVDDMNQQLSQTRSQRVRAAMFPETLEEGIEIPSTQFDPQQPTAVQRLSEPSQMLKHAVVNLINYQDDAELATRAIPELIKLLNDEDQVVVSQAAMMVHQLSKKEASRHAIMNSPQMVAALVRAISNSNDLESTKAAVGTLHNLSHHRQGLLAIFKSGGIPALVKLLSSPVESVLFYAITTLHNLLLHQDGSKMAVRLAGGLQKMVTLLQRNNVKFLAIVTDCLQILAYGNQESKLIILASGGPNELVRIMRSYDYEKLLWTTSRVLKVLSVCSSNKPAIVDAGGMQALAMHLGNMSPRLVQNCLWTLRNLSDAATKVEGLEALLQSLVQVLGSTDVNVVTCAAGILSNLTCNNQRNKATVCQVGGVDALVRTIINAGDREEITEPAVCALRHLTSRHVDSELAQNAVRLNYGLSVIVKLLHPPSRWPLIKAVIGLIRNLALCPANHAPLREHGAIHHLVRLLMRAFQDTERQRSSIATTGSQQPSAYADGVRMEEIVEGTVGALHILARESHNRALIRQQSVIPIFVRLLFNEIENIQRVAAGVLCELAADKEGAEIIEQEGATGPLTDLLHSRNEGVATYAAAVLFRMSEDKPQDYKKRLSIELTNSLLREENNIWANADLGMGPDLQDMILYQ
- the arm gene encoding armadillo segment polarity protein isoform X1, with the protein product MSYMPAQNRTMSHNNQYNPPDLPPMVSAKEQTLMWQQNSYLGDSGIHSGAVTQVPSLSGKEDEEMEGDPLMFDLDTGFPQNFTQDQVDDMNQQLSQTRSQRVRAAMFPETLEEGIEIPSTQFDPQQPTAVQRLSEPSQMLKHAVVNLINYQDDAELATRAIPELIKLLNDEDQVVVSQAAMMVHQLSKKEASRHAIMNSPQMVAALVRAISNSNDLESTKAAVGTLHNLSHHRQGLLAIFKSGGIPALVKLLSSPVESVLFYAITTLHNLLLHQDGSKMAVRLAGGLQKMVTLLQRNNVKFLAIVTDCLQILAYGNQESKLIILASGGPNELVRIMRSYDYEKLLWTTSRVLKVLSVCSSNKPAIVDAGGMQALAMHLGNMSPRLVQNCLWTLRNLSDAATKVEGLEALLQSLVQVLGSTDVNVVTCAAGILSNLTCNNQRNKATVCQVGGVDALVRTIINAGDREEITEPAVCALRHLTSRHVDSELAQNAVRLNYGLSVIVKLLHPPSRWPLIKAVIGLIRNLALCPANHAPLREHGAIHHLVRLLMRAFQDTERQRSSIATTGSQQPSAYADGVRMEEIVEGTVGALHILARESHNRALIRQQSVIPIFVRLLFNEIENIQRVAAGVLCELAADKEGAEIIEQEGATGPLTDLLHSRNEGVATYAAAVLFRMSEDKPQDYKKRLSIELTNSLLREENNIWANADLGMGPDLQDMLGPEEAYEGLYGQGPPSVHSSHGGRAFHQQGYDTLPIDSMQGLEISSPVGGGAGAAGNTVGGGAGAGGAAPPGGAPTSPYSMDMDVGEIDAGALNFDLDAMPTPPNDNNNLAAWYDTDC